Proteins encoded in a region of the Methanomassiliicoccales archaeon genome:
- a CDS encoding cation diffusion facilitator family transporter — translation KHLFSDVMSSVGVVLGLFVASVTNVLILDPLIAMVVAILLIKMGISVFRTTTHDLMDSACEEEEQVIERILNDTGGFLEYHDLKTRRSGDTVYLDIHICMSGQVTLSQAHAFSVRLEKDIEAAIPGIVSNIHIEDEQWCKKAQVERPKSDRSDR, via the coding sequence AAGCACCTGTTCTCGGACGTGATGTCGTCGGTCGGGGTGGTGCTGGGCCTGTTCGTCGCCAGCGTGACCAACGTGCTCATCCTCGATCCCCTCATCGCGATGGTCGTGGCCATCCTTCTGATAAAGATGGGCATCAGCGTCTTCCGGACGACCACCCACGATCTCATGGACTCGGCCTGTGAGGAGGAGGAGCAGGTGATCGAAAGGATACTGAATGATACCGGCGGTTTCCTGGAATATCATGACCTCAAGACCAGACGGTCAGGGGACACTGTCTACCTGGACATCCATATCTGCATGAGCGGTCAGGTCACGCTCTCGCAGGCCCATGCTTTCTCGGTGCGGCTCGAGAAGGATATCGAGGCTGCCATCCCGGGAATAGTGTCCAACATCCATATCGAGGACGAGCAATGGTGCAAGAAGGCC